A genomic region of Pseudopipra pipra isolate bDixPip1 chromosome W, bDixPip1.hap1, whole genome shotgun sequence contains the following coding sequences:
- the LOC135404466 gene encoding C-type lectin domain family 2 member D-like, whose amino-acid sequence MGKGIQKPNSSIQEETLNTCSDPEKQCKWGSYRTESDRRTSPKTCVLAQSVFLGILSLSLVVALTVLGVRPPFPEPEFSHVCPDTWPGFQGKCHYFSEAEGNWTTGRERCEALGASLATISTRVELAFLLRYKGEANHWIGLRMRDNGWEWINGTALNGRFEVRGGGPCGYLNYGWISSSLCHTEKNWICSRPNDYVLWKGKLRDPKTGVSP is encoded by the exons ATGGGGAAGGGAATCCAAAAGCCAAATTCTTCAATCCAGGAAGAAACACTGAACACCTGCAGTGATCCAGAGAAACAGTGCAAATGGG ggTCCTACAGAACCGAGTCAGACCGGAGAACATCCCCCAAGACGTGTGTTCTCGCTCAGAGTGTGTTCCTGGGGATCCTCAGCTTGAGCCTGGTCGTGGCACTGACTG TTCTCGGTGTCAGACCCCCTTTCCCTGAGCCGGAATTCTCCCACGTGTGCCCAGACACCTGGCCtggtttccaaggaaaatgtcattatttttcTGAGGCTGAGGGTAACTGGACCACGGGCCGGGAAAGGTGTGAGGCCCTGGGAGCTTCCCTGGCCACCATAAGCACGAGGGTTGAACTG GCCTTCCTTCTGCGCTATAAAGGTGAAGCAAACCACTGGATCGGGCTGAGAATGAGGGATAACGGCTGGGAGTGGATCAATGGCACGGCCTTGAACGGCAG GTTTGAGGTGAGGGGTGGAGGACCCTGTGGGTACCTGAACTATGGGTGGATCAGCTCGTCCCTGTGCCACACGGAGAAGAACTGGATCTGCAGCCGCCCCAATGACTATGTCCTGTGGAAGGGGAAATTAAGAGACCCCAAAACAGGAGTTTCACCCTAG
- the LOC135404454 gene encoding LOW QUALITY PROTEIN: killer cell lectin-like receptor subfamily B member 1F (The sequence of the model RefSeq protein was modified relative to this genomic sequence to represent the inferred CDS: inserted 2 bases in 1 codon; deleted 1 base in 1 codon) — protein sequence MAGEMGHADLRNPENGPSPAEKCPAPAPCPWWHRVLLXAGALGHLVLLDLVVLRNVSVFQGFPGPESDTRVEIQARNQTERCIFPSLVRYFCQPQGQSPPAPAGCKLCPQDWQLRGERCYWLSKDSGNWTRGRKSCKDQGSELVVLKNETEMENVESVTGRRPWSVWVGLRSQQKEWTWVDDTPYDPHRFGDLPEVDEGCGTLKGKSLDVDVCASDHKWVCQKAPFQLSPPTAGDVGKLDDAST from the exons ATGGCTGGGGAAATGGGTCATGCCGATCTAAGAAATCCTGAGAATGGGCCTTCCCCGGCTGAGAAATGTCCTG ctcctgccccatgCCCGTGGTGGCACAGAGTCCTCCT TGCCGGGGCGCTGGGGCACCTCGTCCTGCTGGATCTGGTGGTGCTCCGAAATGTGAGTG TTTTTCAGGGCTTTCCAGGTCCTGAAAGTGACACCAGAGTTGAGATCCAGGCCAGGAACCAGACGGAGCGATGCATCTTCCCATCCCTGGTGCGG TACTTCTGCCAGCCCCAggggcagagccccccag cccctgcTGGCTGCAAGTTGTGCCCCCAGGACTGGCAGCTCCGTGGGGAGAGATGCTACTGGCTCTCCAAGGATTCGGGGAACTGGACTCGGggcaggaaaagctgcaaagatcagggctctgagctggtggtgcTCAAGAACGAGACAGAAATG GAGAACGTCGAGAGTGTCACAGGCAGGCGCCCGTGGTCGGTGTGGGTTGGGTTGAGGTCACAGCAGAAGGAGTGGACGTGGGTGGACGACACCCCCTACGACCCCCACAG GTTTGGGGACCTGCCGGAGGTGGATGAAGGGTGTGGGACCCTGAAAGGCAAGAGCTTGGATGTTGATGTCTGTGCCAGTGACCACAAGTGGGTTTGCCAAAAagcccctttccagctctccccGCCCACGGCAGGAGATGTTGGGAAGCTGGATGATGCCTCCACCTGA
- the LOC135406246 gene encoding zinc finger protein 3-like, whose amino-acid sequence MEEETARKRKMPRTPQEGEEEVSAPLGRSFVFCGRPARAEVGGMSLGFPVDRRQIPCVSLLLPAPGPEVRPESAEDKSRRQSLVGEAVLKGSPAQEGSWEEKGRRCPRRRGSKASPGGCEEERASVCREGGRSLRRSCELVVPEQPPSREKPFRCLECGKSFSKRTNLQRHQHIHSGERPYTCGECGKSFNQSSNLLQHQMIHSGERPYTCEECGKSFSDRSTLRTHRRIHSGEQPYTCGECGKSFRKSSTLHNHRRIHSGERPYTCGECGKSFSDSSTLHNHRLIHSGERPYMCAECGKSFRQISHLLRHQMIHSGERPYRCEECGKSFTQISDLLRHQMIHRGERPYRCEECGKSFTQISDLLRHQMIHSGEGPTRVWSVGRASGTAPAFANTVACTPGNDPTNAWNVGRASAQAPSCSATSTSTLGNSPTSVGNVGQLHPLHPPSHPHQGEALQLSRLWEELHAELFLDFPPTDPPGEFKA is encoded by the coding sequence atggaggaggagactgcgaggaagaggaagatgccgcggACCCCCCAagaaggtgaggaggaagtcagtgcccctttgggtcggtcttttgtcttttgtggccgtcctgccAGGGCCGaagttggggggatgtccttgggcttccctgtggaccggaggcaaatcccctgcgtgtccttgttgcttcctgccccaggccccgaggtgaggccggagagcgcggaggacaaatcccggcggcagagcctggtgggagaggccgttttgaagggctccccggcgcaggaaggcagctgggaggaaaagggtcggagatgcccccgcaggaggggctccaaagccagcccagggggctgtgaggaggaaagagccagcgtgtgccgggaaggcggccggagcttgaggcggagctgcgagctggtggtccctgagcagcctcccagcagggaaaagcccttcaggtgtttggaatgtgggaagagcttcagcaagagAACCAACCTCcagaggcaccagcacatccacagtggggaacgaccctacacgtgtggggagtgtggaaagagcttcaatcagagctccaacctgctccaacaccagatgatccacagtggggaaaggccctacacgtgtgaggaatgtgggaagagcttcagtgaccgCTCCACCCTGCGCacccaccgtcgcatccacagtggggaacagccctacacgtgtggggagtgtgggaagagcttcaggaagagctccaccctccacaaTCATCGACGtatccacagtggggaacggccctacacgtgtggggagtgtgggaagagcttcagtgacagctccaccctccacaaCCACCGTctcatccacagtggggaaaggccctacatgtgtgcggagtgtgggaagagcttcaggcagatctcccacctgctccgacaccagatgatccacagtggggaaaggccctacaggtgtgaggaatgtgggaagagcttcactcagaTCTCCgacctgctccgacaccagatgatccacaggggggaaaggccctacaggtgtgaggaatgtgggaagagcttcactcagaTCTCCgacctgctccgacaccagatgatccacagtggggaaggccctacacgtgtgtggagtgtgggaagagcttcagggacagctccagcctttgcaaacaccgttGCATGCACACCAGGGAATGACCCTACaaatgcttggaatgtgggaagagcttcagcacaagcaccaagctgctcagccaccagcacatccacactggggaacagccctacaagtgtagggaatgtgggacagctccaccctctacacccaccgtcgcatccacatcagggagaggccctacaactGTCGAgattgtgggaagagcttcacgcagagctcttccttgacttcccaccaacggacccacca
- the LOC135404813 gene encoding zinc finger protein 692-like: MERGAAEEPLPVSPARGGRPRAPEVVRRQRRRELDERRSRCRIRIGGHLERWCRLKEQLGFALHSQLTQFLLDRYSNPGGTRSSGDPGEPGHLHPASLQRLVFLSHGHGQECGFVPDVRPPAPGSADPLVWECVAGHCFSWGDPGVLGHPQEHPRSWKTPWIRRRRKRKKEWPGQEGGMAGLGEQPPRCPQSRPPMAGSSSPEKEPGNEPREQEEQEQEKDQKEEEEEEEDDLAYSGDLRDQSYHPGLGDKEGTHAGFSRCSCRRRTQGKDEEEAQIGPKRIRKAAKREILLCDFEGCGKIFSKRQYLNHHQKYQHVHQKTFTCPEPSCGKSFNFKKHLKEHQKLHSDQRDFICEFCARSFRTSSNLLIHRRIHTGEKPLQ; the protein is encoded by the exons ATGGAGCGCGGAGCGGCGGAGGAG cccctgcccgtGTCCCCGGCGCGGGGGGGTCGCCCCCGAGCCCCCGAGGTTGtccggcggcagcggcggcgggagTTGGACGAGCGGCGGAGCCGCTGCCGGATCCGCATCGGGGGGCACCTGGAGCGCTGGTGCCGCCTCAAGGAGCAGCTCGGCTTcgccctgcactcccagctCACCCAGTTCCTGCTCGACAG gtaCAGCAACCCCGGTGGCACCCGGAGCTCAG GGGATCCAGGGGAGCCTGGCCATCTCCACCCAGCCTCCCTGCAGCGCCTGGTGTTCCTGTCCCACGGGCACGGGCAGGAGTGTGGCTTCGTGCCCGATGTGCGGCCGCCGGCGCCGGGCAGTGCCGACCCCCTGGTCTGGGAGTGCGTGGCCGGGCACTGCTTCTCCTGGGGGGACCCCGGGGTCCTGGGACACCCCCAGGAGCACCCCCGGAGCTGGAAGACCCCTTGGataaggaggaggaggaagaggaagaaggagtggccagggcaggagggtggcatggcagggctgggggaacaG ccccccaggtgcccccagagCCGTccccccatggcagggag CTCCAGCCCCGAGAAGGAGCCTGGGAATGAGCCccgggagcaggaggagcaggagcaggagaaggaccagaaggaggaggaggaggaggaggaagatgaccTGGCCTACAGTGGTGACCTGAGGGACCAGAGCTACCACCCGGGCCTGG GGGACAAGGAGGGGACTCATGCAGGTTTTTCCCGTTGCAGCTGCCGGAGGAGGACGCAGGGGAAGGACGAGGAGGAGGCTCAGATCGGCCCCAAAAGGATCAG GAAGGCGGCGAAGCGTgagatcctcctctgtgacttcgAGGGCTGCGGGAAAATCTTCTCCAAGCGCCAATACCTGAAC CACCACCAGAAGTACCAGCACGTGCACCAGAAAACCTTCACCTGCCCCGAGCCCTCCTGTGGCAAATCCTTCAACTTCAAGAAGCACCTCAAGGAGCACCAGAAGCTGCACAGTG ACCAGCGGGATTTCATCTGCGAGTTCTGTGCCCGCTCCTTCCGCACCAGCAGCAACCTCCTCAtccaccggcgcatccacaccggggagaagCCCCTCCAGTGA
- the LOC135404467 gene encoding C-type lectin domain family 2 member E-like, with amino-acid sequence MPQVQDGACPGQEGASSNWNGENAEESLSLRDGTEKRNIQKTILGKCQALGNWFRSCRGLTVLLCVILVLVVAVIVLAVALKFSQRVACPEAWEQHNSVCYYLLRDWRTWEQAQNRCSKLGASLAVLSDKEMDHLLSPSPDHVFRLTGNLDYWLGLRRWGERFQWVDSSSYNSSVPVLGDSECVYLGHRRFRSGLCSAQRPYLCNRPQDHLE; translated from the exons ATGCCTCAGGTTCAAGATGGGGCTTGTCCCGGTCAGGAAGGTGCCTCTTCTAACTGGAATGGTGAGAATGCAGAGGAGTCCCTGAGTCTCCGGGAtggaacagaaaaaaggaatataCAAAAAACGATCCTTGGGAAATGTCAGG CTCTAGGCAATTGGTTCAGATCCTGCCGAGGGCTGACTGTGCTCCTGTGTGTGATCCTGGTTTTAGTGGTGGCTGTGATTGTGCTGGCAG TTGCACTTAAGTTTTCACAGCGTGTGGCTTGTCCTGAGGCCTGGGAGCAGCACAACAGCGTCTGTTACTACCTCTTGAGGGATTGGAGGACCTGGGAGCAGGCTCAGAATCGATGCTCCAAGCTCGGGGCCTCCCTGGCCGTGCTCAGTGACAAGGAAATG GAccacctcctctctccctccccggACCACGTCTTCCGCCTCACAGGCAACCTGGATTACTGGCTCGGGCTGCGGAGATGGGGCGAGAGGTTTCAGTGGGTGGACAGCAGCAGCTACAACTCCTC agTCCCCGTCCTCGGTGACTCAGAGTGTGTGTACCTGGGCCACCGGCGCTTCAGGAGCGGGCTCTGCTCAGCTCAGCGGCCTTACCTCTGCAACAGACCCCAGGATCACCTGGAATAA